Proteins encoded in a region of the Tripterygium wilfordii isolate XIE 37 chromosome 21, ASM1340144v1, whole genome shotgun sequence genome:
- the LOC119987685 gene encoding probable protein phosphatase 2C 55, with product MMIPNKRRRRFEVTEVDEHDELVCSSSPDRPKTKLKMVVGSSYFPKNNKLNPKGEDAHFICEHKNTIGIADGVGGWARHAVDSGIYARELMSNCLVALDKEQIGAVNPKSVLQEAYSNTKAQGSSTACVLTLREDHILQAANVDDSGFMIFRDNKLLFRSPTMQHGFNHPYQLGNHVRSDRPECADVIEIGFLEPGDIIVAGTDGVFDNIHPFEIVEVFEQTDGSVWPEQHACMIASIALENSLDEDYLSPFQIAAEAAGQDYDGGKYDDITVVVAMIESLKT from the coding sequence ATGATGATTCCAAACAAACGACGCCGTAGATTCGAGGTCACCGAAGTCGACGAACACGATGAGCTTGTGTGCAGTTCTTCTCCTGACAGACCCAAAACGAAATTGAAGATGGTTGTTGGGTCTTCATACTTTCctaaaaacaacaaattaaacCCTAAAGGAGAGGATGCCCACTTCATCTGTGAGCACAAGAACACAATTGGAATTGCTGATGGAGTTGGTGGTTGGGCTAGGCATGCTGTCGATTCGGGCATATACGCAAGAGAACTCATGTCCAATTGTCTTGTGGCTCTGGATAAAGAACAAATTGGAGCTGTTAATCCAAAGAGTGTTTTACAGGAGGCCTATTCAAACACAAAGGCTCAAGGTTCTTCTACTGCTTGTGTTCTAACATTGCGGGAGGATCACATATTACAGGCAGCGAATGTGGATGATAGCGGGTTCATGATCTTTAGAGACAATAAATTGTTGTTTCGGTCACCAACAATGCAGCATGGATTTAATCATCCCTATCAATTGGGGAACCATGTGAGGAGTGATCGACCGGAGTGTGCAGACGTGATTGAGATCGGTTTTTTGGAGCCTGGTGATATCATTGTTGCTGGTACTGATGGGGTGTTCGACAACATTCATCCATTTGAGATTGTGGAGGTGTTTGAACAAACTGATGGGAGTGTATGGCCAGAGCAGCATGCTTGTATGATCGCTTCCATTGCGCTGGAGAACTCGCTCGATGAGGACTACTTGTCTCCCTTTCAAATTGCAGCAGAGGCAGCGGGACAGGATTATGACGGGGGCAAGTACGACGACATCACAGTGGTGGTTGCGATGATAGAATCCCTCAAGACATGA
- the LOC119990206 gene encoding casbene synthase, chloroplastic-like — translation MQVKDMLINPAIDPVEKVKLIDSLCRLGVSYQFKSEIGDQMNQVFNLKLNLDDRDYDLYTVSLVFRVFRQHGFKMSSEVFNKFKNDDGNFKESLANDVNGILSLYEAAHLSLHGEDNLDQALAYTSAQLDLLASQCESHLAKHIAVALQHPFHFAIPRIKSREYISFYEELESHNEVLLKLAKIDFNRVQLLHQQELNEVSRWFEDLKLASRYSYARARIAEIYMWTVAVYFEPQYRRARIILTKIMKLMSIMDDTYDSYATIDELRILIDAIERWDISTIDQLPDYMKFLYNTLLNLYGEFETELESEGRSYGVSYARDALKQMMKAYHIEAEWLNKGYVPSFDEYMENALISCGYHAVAISSFLGMEEIATMEAFEWLKGFPKIDKAAQIICRLMDDITSRVHEQKRNHVATGVECYMKQYGLSEEETVRNFQKTTASAWKDVNEECMRPIVVSMDLLIRFVNLARVIDSLYKGEDKYTNCESLKRYIKSLFFEPIPMEEEAIEAK, via the exons ATGCAAGTGAAAGATATGCTAATTAACCCTGCGATTGATCCGGTTGAAAAAGTGAAATTGATCGACTCACTATGTCGCTTGGGTGTATCGTATCAATTTAAGAGTGAGATTGGAGACCAAATGAATCAAGTTTTCAATCTTAAACTCAACCTTGATGATCGTGACTACGATCTATACACCGTGTCACTCGTATTTCGAGTATTTAGACAACATGGCTTCAAAATGTCCTCCG AGGTGTTTAACAAATTCAAGAACGATGACGGTAACTTCAAAGAGAGCCTAGCTAATGATGTCAATGGGATTCTAAGCCTTTATGAAGCTGCCCATTTGAGCCTACATGGGGAAGATAATTTAGACCAAGCCCTGGCTTACACAAGTGCACAACTTGACCTATTGGCTAGCCAATGTGAGTCTCATCTTGCTAAACATATAGCCGTTGCCTTGCAACATCCCTTTCACTTTGCCATACCAAGAATTAAATCAAGGGAATACATCTCCTTCTATGAAGAATTGGAGTCTCACAATGAAGTTCTACTCAAGCTTGCGAAAATAGACTTCAATCGCGTACAATTACTTCATCAACAAGAACTTAACGAGGTCTCCAG GTGGTTCGAGGATTTGAAGCTCGCTTCGCGATATTCTTATGCGAGAGCTAGAATCGCAGAAATCTATATGTGGACTGTTGCTGTTTACTTTGAGCCACAATACCGACGTGCTCGGATAATCCTcaccaaaattatgaaattgatGTCAATCATGGATGATACGTACGATTCCTATGCTACCATCGACGAACTTCGAATATTGATAGATGCAATTGAGAG GTGGGACATTAGTACTATTGATCAACTACCAGACTACATGAAATTCCTCTACAACACTCTTTTGAATCTTTACGGCGAATTTGAGACTGAATTAGAAAGTGAAGGCAGATCTTATGGTGTATCTTATGCAAGGGATGCG CTAAAACAAATGATGAAGGCATACCATATTGAGGCAGAGTGGCTGAACAAAGGCTATGTACCATCATTTGATGAGTACATGGAGAATGCCCTAATTTCATGTGGTTATCATGCAGTTGCAATATCATCGTTCCTTGGAATGGAAGAAATTGCAACCATGGAGGCTTTTGAGTGGCTAAAAGGATTTCCAAAGATTGATAAGGCTGCGCAAATTATTTGTCGTCTGATGGATGACATAACATCACGGGTG CATGAGCAAAAGAGGAACCATGTCGCCACCGGCGTCGAGTGCTATATGAAGCAATATGGCTTATCTGAGGAGGAGACGGTAAGAAACTTTCAGAAAACGACTGCAAGTGCATGGAAAGATGTAAATGAAGAATGCATGAGACCAATTGTTGTCTCCATGGATCTCCTAATCAGGTTCGTTAATCTTGCGCGTGTCATTGACAGCCTTTACAAGGGTGAAGATAAATACACCAATTGTGAGAGTTTGAAGAGATATATCAAGTCATTGTTCTTCGAGCCCATTCCAATGGAAGAAGAAGCTATAGAGGCCAAGTGA